Proteins co-encoded in one Neodiprion lecontei isolate iyNeoLeco1 chromosome 3, iyNeoLeco1.1, whole genome shotgun sequence genomic window:
- the LOC107227003 gene encoding C-type lectin 37Db, with translation MARICMTVIVFVAAFMGVLEAIAGRLDDDCPNCVDEHNASAAASKWTMPLLKLGEKRYYLGIFFKANWYRASQYCRYHGMHLASISSQEENDRLEKHIKDYGLGHEHFWTSGTDQAEEGVFFWMANGRPVTFENWNIGEPNNFRYENGEEEHCLELWNRDGKGLKWNDSPCSFETFFVCEVQ, from the exons ATGGCACGGATATGTATGACGGTGATTGTTTTCGTTGCTGCTTTCATGGGCGTACTTGAAGCAATAGCCGGACGACTCGACG aTGATTGCCCGAATTGCGTTGACGAGCACAACGCAAGCGCGGCAGCATCCAAATGGACCATGCCTCTTCTGAAGCTTGGAGAAAAGAGGTACTACTTGGGTATTTTCTTCAAg gcAAATTGGTACAGGGCGTCGCAATACTGTCGATATCACGGAATGCACCTCGCGAGCATCTCGTCGCAGGAAGAAAATGACCGATTGGAAAAACACATAAAGGACTATGGTCTGGGCCACGAACACTTTTGGACTTCCGGCACCGACCAGGCTGAGGAAGGAGTCTTTTTCTGGATGGCGAACGGCCGCCCGGTTACTTTCGAAAACTGGAACATCGGGGAGCCAAATAATTTCCG GTACGAGAACGGAGAGGAAGAACATTGCCTGGAACTTTGGAATAGAGATGGAAAGGGACTTAAGTGGAACGACAGCCCGTGCAGCTTTGAGACGTTCTTCGTCTGTGAAGTACAGTGA
- the LOC107226595 gene encoding uncharacterized protein LOC107226595 isoform X2: MAASGQKVSLLLRGWNEIPEIVASSFIAVLGLGFGFAGLYVYNKNDGSKRKYKFHYTVYRPDDPRVANIKTHCGLDE, encoded by the exons ATGGCGGCGTCGGGCCAGAAGG TGAGCCTGCTTCTGAGGGGTTGGAATGAAATTCCCGAAATTGTTGCATCGTCGTTTATTGCAGTACTTGGACTCGGTTTCGGGTTTGCAGGACTGTATGTCTACAATAAAAACGATGGTAGCAAACGAAAATACAAGTTTCACTACACTG TCTACAGACCCGATGATCCACGAGTTGCGAATATAAAAACACATTGTGGATTGGATGAATGA
- the LOC107226595 gene encoding uncharacterized protein LOC107226595 isoform X1, giving the protein MAASGQKDLFFSTSTVSLLLRGWNEIPEIVASSFIAVLGLGFGFAGLYVYNKNDGSKRKYKFHYTVYRPDDPRVANIKTHCGLDE; this is encoded by the exons ATGGCGGCGTCGGGCCAGAAGG acctttttttttccacttccaCAGTGAGCCTGCTTCTGAGGGGTTGGAATGAAATTCCCGAAATTGTTGCATCGTCGTTTATTGCAGTACTTGGACTCGGTTTCGGGTTTGCAGGACTGTATGTCTACAATAAAAACGATGGTAGCAAACGAAAATACAAGTTTCACTACACTG TCTACAGACCCGATGATCCACGAGTTGCGAATATAAAAACACATTGTGGATTGGATGAATGA
- the LOC107226596 gene encoding thioredoxin domain-containing protein 17, with amino-acid sequence MVVRHHIEGYENFKKFTETFPKDEVAYILFSGSKLPNGSSWCPDCVEAEPFIQKGLQVAPAESHFIYVEVGDRSFWKDLKCPFRTDNKTNLKVLPTLARWGTQKRLEGDQCLDVGLVEMLITDEDD; translated from the exons ATGGTCGTTCGCCATCACATTGAAGgttacgaaaattttaaaaaatttactgaaaCCTTTCCCAAAGATGAAGTCGCTTACATCTTATTCAGTGGTAGTAAATTACCCAATGGCAGCAGCTGGTGTCCTGACTGCGTTGAAG CTGAACCATTTATTCAAAAAGGCTTACAAGTAGCACCAGCAGAATCTCATTTCATTTACGTCGAGGTTGGAGATAGATCCTT TTGGAAGGATCTAAAATGTCCGTTCCGAACGGATAATAAAACCAACTTGAAAGTTTTACCCACTTTGGCAAGATGGGGAACTCAGAAACGGTTAGAAGGTGATCAGTGTTTGGATGTTGGCCTTGTGGAGATGTTGATTACGGACGAAGATGACTAG